The Conger conger chromosome 11, fConCon1.1, whole genome shotgun sequence genome includes the window GTACTGCTGTTGCGCTTAAAAGCTGTTGATGTGATGGTGAAGAACTAGAGAGTTATAAaagtgtgcgcatgcgtgttgacatgcatgtatgtgtgtgtgtgtgtggagggggtgggagagctATTCAGCTAATTCCCCACCACCCCAAAAAGCACATTCTGCTGGAAGAGTATCATTGTGCAGAGAATAGTATTTACTGCTCCTCAGCATTGCAGGAAGGGCATGGCTGTGCAGTCTGTAGGAGGTGCATGACTGTGTAGAATCAGCAGGAGGAGCGGGACTGTACAATCTGTAGGAGGTGCATTTTAAGTAATGGGTAAAGAACATTAAACATCACCCTAAGATCTATTTTTGATGGTAAATCCGTCTGTCCAAGAACATAACGTAAAAAATATAACAACATATCCCAGATAAACTTTTTGCAACACCAGGGCAGACATATTCCCCATCTCACACCCCCAAACCAAGAAGGGCAGCTTTCTGACGAGTACATAACATTTAGAAATTGATAAATAGCTTGCTGGTCATGCTAGTGTTTAGATAGCATGTAGCAGGTTTAGGTACCTAGCAAGCTAGGTAACATCAAAGCTTTCCCCAAGTTTATTTAGTATTATCTGTCTGCCTCCTGAAATGGTCAGTCTGTTTAATGATACAATCTTTGACAGCATACACCAGCATCTTGCATCACACTCTTCTGGCCTGCAACACAAGTCATAAAAGAATGCTAAGGAAAGATCAAGGTAACATTTATTATTCCAATTATAAAAAGCTTGTTTATTGAAAAAACCCTCTCATCCCATGCCAACCGCCTACTAAAGTCCAATCCACATATAACATAACTGAAAAGAGTCTAAGGAACTGAAGGTAATACGGAGGAGCAGAGTCCAGAAAATACATACCCAGACAAATATTTGAGGCTTCCAACAGTGGATTGATCGACAAGAAGCTCACATTAGGGTGAGGTTGCCCTGTATTTCTGACAGGGTCATAAATCCGAAACTCACAAAGCCGAAAGGTCCGGTCAACCGAACAGGGTATTGAATCGGAATTATAACATTAAttcaaaatgtctttaaaacGCAAACAAGAAACACAAACGAAAGACATTATATCAAAATTAGACAAGGGAGTGAGGTTGTAGGTTGCTAAAAAGTAACCTACAAGGAAAGTACCGCTTTTGACACCAAAAGAACCAGGACAAATTCCGCTGTTGGATGGAAGCGAAAAGAGGCAAATCATTTGAAATCCAGTAAAGATTGCTTCACATTGATGGCTACGGCTACGACTTTGACTTTCGTTTGCCTTTGGTGTTCATCCACAACGCAAGAGTGCGAAACCTTGCTGCTTCGCCAACCTAACGGTAAggatttgtttctgattttaCAAGTTTAAAATTTAGCCTATTGTTGCTTATTTGATGCACATATGGCAGTCAACCTACTGTTAAAATTCCATTGAGGTTATTGGTTTATTATGACTcagaaaataaactgaactgaaataagtAATTAATTTGGTAAAATTGCTGTATTTCAACGTCACCTCCAAAAAACTGTACATCCCGATTGCAGTAGTAAGTGAGCGTAAGCTAAGGACAAGTTGGAAATCATATAATTGTGTTTCATTACATTGGTGTCCTTGTCATGCATGCATCCTCCTTAATCATCTTTGCCCCTTCACCTCTATCAAAACAGCTACCCCTTCCAGGTCAGtaagagaggggtacagagctACACAATATTTAAGGCAAAAATCTCAATAAATAACGTCAATAAAAAGCTATGTAAATCTAAGGCCGCATGGGCAAAGTATTGCATATTcccattttttcattattttaggtTTCCAAGTACTGAGTAAAAAATGTTCCAGACCATAACATCttctaatgaaaaataaaccacTCTGCGCCCCAGTcccataaataaacataatatatACTCAATGTGTACAGGATAATGTGATCCAGTAATGTGTCCAACAGATGCAATGTTCCAAAAAAAAGcgaaacaaagcaaaaacaattttttttgggtgtttttgCAATGACTTCATTTAGCACAGTGATGCCCGATGTAGTTTAAAGGTAGAATGGTTGAAATTACTGATTTCAGTGTGACTTTTAACACCTCCAGTGTGAGGAGTCCTGGTATTTCATAGcttctcttaaaaaaaaaaggtctgtaAAAGCACCTGGTCAACCCTGGTAGAGGTAAGATGCTGGATGGATGGGGGTGGTGGCGGGGATAGAGGTAAGGTGCTGAAAGGATGGGGCAGAGTGGTGGGGGGTAGAGGTAAGGTGCTGGATGGGGAGGGTGGGAAGGTGGGAGCAGAGGTCAGTATTTGGGCGGGATGACCAGTATGGGCTCTCCGTCGTTCGGTCTCCACATGAGCACCTGGGCGTCGTTGGCGTTGGGCTTGACCAGGGCGTTGCCCGGGATGGGCTCGTTCCGGGGCAGGATCTGGGGCTGCTCCTGGGCCGTGGGCTCCGCCAGGCTGGCCCTCTGGCCCAGCGGCTTGTCCGGGTCGATGTGGATGCACAGCCGCATCCTCCAGCGGATGGTCTGCAGCACCAGCGTCTCGCCGCTGGCCTGGTTGATGGCCACCAGCCAGGTGGTGAAGCTCTGGTCGCGGCGGATGGCGGTGAGGAAGGGCCGGTTGCTGTCGCTGATGGGCACGCCCCAGGTCACGCTGGGGTAGAAGTTGTCGTTCATGCTCACCGTGAACTTGGTGTCCCTCCTGGAGGGCCCCACCACGGTGCAGGTCTCCGTGGTGTTGCCGTACCATGGGTAGTTCACGCCGTCCGAGTCGCTGATGGCCTGGATTTTGCCGTCCCTGAGGTCAGGCAGTTCCCAGCTCGACCTTCGGAGGAAAAccagaaatcagaaatcaggCACTCAGCTCCACAGTATTGCTGAGGAGGTGCATGGCTGTGCAGTCTGGAGGAGGTGCATGACTGTGTACAATCTGCAGGAGGTGCATAAGTGCACTGAATCTGCAGGAGGAGCATGACTGCACTGAATCTGCAGAGATGCATCGATGCAGAAgatctgcagtgtctgcaggaggGTGGGTCACTGCACAGTGGCTGCAGGTGGATTGGCTCAGAGACGTCTCTGGCAGCAATACAACACCGGAGCAGCCTGATCATCCTTCCTCTCCACATCGATTCACACACTGCGGGACAAAGGTGACCTCTCTCTGAGACCGCTGCAGTGTCAGtcagcccccacacagcacacatgcaggggcagtcagcccccacacagcagacacacaggggcagtCAGCCCCCAcccagcacacatgcaggggcagtcagcccccacacagcacacatgcaggggcagtcagcccccacacagcacacatgcaggggaagtcagcccccacacagcacacatgcaggggcagtcagcccccacacagcacacatgcaggggcAGTCATCccccacagcagacacacaggggcagtcatcccccacacagcacacatgcaggggcagtcagcccccacacagcacacatgcaggggtagtcagcccccacacagcacacatgcaggggcagtcagcccccacacagcacacatgcaggggcAGTCATCccccacagcagacacacaggggcagtcatcccccacacagcacacatgcaggggcAGTCAGCCCCCgcacagcacacatgcaggggcagtcagcccccacacagcacacatgcaggggcagtcgccccccacacagcacacatgcaggggaagtcagcccccacacagcacacatgcaggggcAGTCATCccccacagcagacacacaggggcagtcatcccccacacagcacacatgcaggggtagtcagcccccacacagcacacatgcaggggcagtcagcccccacacagcacacatgcaggggtagtcagcccccacacagcacacatgcaggggcagtcagcccccacacagcacacatgcaggggcAGTCATCccccacagcagacacacaggggcagtcatcccccacacagcacacatgcaggggcAGTCAGCCCCCgcacagcacacatgcaggggcagtcagcccccacacagcacacatgcaggggcagtcatcccccacacagcacacatgcaggggcagtcagcccccacacagcacacatgcaggggcagtcggcccccacacagcacacatgcaggggaagtcagcccccacacagcacacatgcaggggcagtcagcccccacacagcacacatgcaggggcAGTCATCccccacagcagacacacaggggcagtcatcccccacacagcacacatgcaggggtagtcagcccccacacagcacacatgcaggggcagtcagcccccacacagcacacatgcaggggcAGTCATCccccacagcagacacacaggggcagtcagcccccacacagcacacatgcaggggtagtcagcccccacacagcacacatgcaggggcagtcagcccccacacagcacacatgcaggggtagtcagcccccacacagcacacatgcaggggcagtcagcccccacacagcacacatgcaggggcAGTCATCccccacagcagacacacaggggcagtcagcccccacacagcacacatgcaggggcAGTCAGCCCCCgcacagcacacatgcaggggcagtcagcccccacacagcacacatgcaggggcagtcggcccccacacagcacacatgcaggggaagtcagcccccacacagcacacatgcaggggcagtcagcccccacacagcacacatgcaggggcAGTCATCccccacagcagacacacaggggcagtcatcccccacacagcacacatgcaggggtagtcagcccccacacagcacacatgcaggggcAGTCATCccccacagcagacacacaggggcagtcatcccccacacagcacacatgcaggggcAGTCAGCCCCCgcacagcacacatgcaggggcagtcagcccccacacagcacacatgcaggggcagtcagcccccacacagcacacatgcaggggcagtcggcccccacacagcacacatgcaggggcagtcagcccccacacagcacacatgcaggggcagtcagcccccacacagcacacatgcaggggcAGTCATCccccacagcagacacacaggggcagtcatcccccacacagcacacatgcaggggtagtcagcccccacacagcacacatgcaggggcagtcagcccccacacagcacacatgcaggggtagtcagcccccacacagcacacatgcaggggcagtcagcccccacacagcacacatgcaggggcAGTCATCccccacagcagacacacaggggcagtcatcccccacacagcacacatgcaggggcAGTCAGCCCCCgcacagcacacatgcaggggcagtcagcccccacacagcacacatgcaggggcagtcagcccccacacagcacacatgcaggggcagtcggcccccacacagcacacatgcaggggcagtcagcccccacacagcacacatgcaggggcagtcagcccccacacagcacacatgcaggggcAGTCAGCccccacagcagacacacaggggcagtcagcccccacacagcacacatgcaggggcagtcagcccccacacagcacacatgcaggggaagtcagcccccacacagcacacatgcaggggcagtcagcccccacacagcacacatgcaggggcAGTCATCccccacagcagacacacaggggcagtcagcccccacacagcacacatgcaggggcAGTCAGCCCccccacagcagacacacaggggcagtCATCCCCCACACAGCACTCATGCAGGGGCAGTCatcccccacacagcacacatgcaggggcAGTCAGCCCCcgcacagcagacacacaggggcagtcagcccccacacagcacacactcaggGACAGTCAACCtccacagcacacactcaggGACAGTCACGCCACAGCACACAAGCAGGGGCATTTACCACAGCCATCTTATACAGCATATGAATATTCAGAAAGACTCACATTGAAAAGAAAGGAGTCTCTGTGAATATGTGTggcacaaaaatatatttatttaaagttaTGGCACACCTACAAAGACCTTTCAATTCAGAGAGTTGTTTGGTTTGGCATGAATTAAAatgggtgcacaactccagtcttggagggtGGATCTGTGTGCttgcttttgttccaaccaattaccttagttACTACACTGGTTTAAATTCGGTATTTGAGTActgtaaaatctttaggatacccTTGAAGTCTgcggctgtagctggtgcttatacaaatgttAGGATTTGATTGAGTCAATGAAATAATTGAGTTTGGCAGAAAAtcctgcaaaaacaggatggccaggttacagtttgctgagTAGTAACTAAAAAAGGTCTCCtagacagatgagaccaagattgacttttgtcggagtgatggcaagagcaaaggaACTGCCCAAAAATCAAagcaaccgccccccccccctccatgtgGAGTGATGTAGGCATGTATAGCTGCCCCAGGTGCTGGATtccttgccttcattgataatgtaactgctgacagCAGTAATAGCATGCATTCTCAAGTGTACTGAAGGATGCTATCAGCTCAAGTTCAATCCTCTGAATTCATTGGACAGCACAGTGACAGCGCTCTCTCTTCTTGAGGCCTGAACACAGCAAGCCAAACGTCGGTCGAAGTTGCCGCCGTCTTTTAGCGTTGTTGGCCTTACGTCATTTCTGCAGTGTGTCCCGCACTGTTGGTGCCGGTCGGATCTGATCAGCAGCTTTTCGGCTGATTCGGCATGTTGCATTGGCAGCGGAGGCTGTCGGAGAGAGAGGGCTTTCTGATTCGCCGTCAGCTTACCGAATGAGTGCAGAGGAAGGGAAATGGAAGTGAGCACAGCAAGCAAACCACACTTTAAAGAGGGCATGCTTTGTGGTTTTCTTATTCAGACTGGAATAAAGGATACATATTTACCTCACGTGTAGCCTAAGAGTGTGGCCTTATAATGCTGGTGACAATAAGTGAAAAAAAATGTCCCTGCTTTTATCACACAGAAACTGGAAGACAGGCTATTCTTTTTTCATTAACCTCGCAATGACACGACCCCCTGAATTTTATATAATAGTATTTTTTTGGATTCCACTTACCGCATTATAGTGGGATTTTACTTGTAGGAataatatatgtgtatattgtcatttttcattcattgtaATTTGAGATCATTGGAGAAGCATGTTGATTAGTGCTCTCTGGTTCAGGCATAACCTCTTCACAAGCATGAGGCGATACATACTTTGTAGATTTGACACCCAATCCATAATTTCACTGTAAGCAAAAAATGATCGGAGGCTGCACTGTGGCACTATGTTAAATAATGGACCATTCCCCTGACATGAAATGGCACCATCCAACACCATGTTCGCCAGAGTAAGATTCATTTCCTTACATTTTGTGAGGTCACCACAATGGCAGCACTGCATATAAATGCACTTATTCTGCATCAAGTATCCTAGAATATTTCTCTCTTTGTCAAATACAAACCCTTCTACAAAATTGGATATACAATGCAAATACTTATATACttatatgtacatacatttacacTCTGTGCATGGGGGCATAAGGGTATGCATGCATatgggtgtgtaagtgtgactgcgagtgtgtgtgtatgtgcatgtatgtgtacttGTATGAATGTCTATGTTCATGCATGTCGAAAGTTGGTAGTATTGCCAGGGTCCACTGAGCTTTTCCCCTTCGTGACAGTGCAGGATATTTGAAATACAGTGTGTTAACAAAGCTCCatttgctgattaa containing:
- the fam78aa gene encoding protein FAM78A isoform X2, which gives rise to MITRETLNRSMHSDRSSWELPDLRDGKIQAISDSDGVNYPWYGNTTETCTVVGPSRRDTKFTVSMNDNFYPSVTWGVPISDSNRPFLTAIRRDQSFTTWLVAINQASGETLVLQTIRWRMRLCIHIDPDKPLGQRASLAEPTAQEQPQILPRNEPIPGNALVKPNANDAQVLMWRPNDGEPILVIPPKY
- the fam78aa gene encoding protein FAM78A isoform X3, which translates into the protein MTSSWELPDLRDGKIQAISDSDGVNYPWYGNTTETCTVVGPSRRDTKFTVSMNDNFYPSVTWGVPISDSNRPFLTAIRRDQSFTTWLVAINQASGETLVLQTIRWRMRLCIHIDPDKPLGQRASLAEPTAQEQPQILPRNEPIPGNALVKPNANDAQVLMWRPNDGEPILVIPPKY
- the fam78aa gene encoding protein FAM78A isoform X1 → MCPSSGYACVYLWNIFVFHAMGCLQSIRCKPKSFRDSIIVLEVNASIDSNRTSIDESSNVVLRYRTPHFRASARVLVPRGSAKETWTVGWIQACNHMEFHNEYGANGVSSWELPDLRDGKIQAISDSDGVNYPWYGNTTETCTVVGPSRRDTKFTVSMNDNFYPSVTWGVPISDSNRPFLTAIRRDQSFTTWLVAINQASGETLVLQTIRWRMRLCIHIDPDKPLGQRASLAEPTAQEQPQILPRNEPIPGNALVKPNANDAQVLMWRPNDGEPILVIPPKY